From Salvelinus sp. IW2-2015 linkage group LG2, ASM291031v2, whole genome shotgun sequence, one genomic window encodes:
- the LOC111976155 gene encoding endoplasmic reticulum protein SC65: protein MAPTIVKETWLSFCFCVVLVAPVLVEAQYEKYSFKSFPQNDLMPLESAYGHALDQYAAQNWRDSIKYLELSLRLHRLLKDSEAFCSQNCSTVSRDNDTLFADSSLRIMRHFLLRASCLKKCKTTFPVFTVAYPKRDVLEAFEKRVPYRYIQYSYYQLNNLERAVSAAHTFLQRNPEDPFISKNMNYYKTLFELDEYLIDHEERPYEPVFLKAVKLYNSGDFSASARDMEQATTEYFKMYDLCLAGCEGSYEVTEYKDFYPTLADLYTEVLKCKVKCEENLMPNVGGFFVEKFVATMYHYLQFAYYKLNDVRNAAPCAASYMLFDANDQVMQQNMVYYRFYREQWGLEETHFLPRPEALRYFNQTTKQREMLEFSLNYLQTDDEDVVSPEEVAAPPAPPDAEFEGIGDYEESFVADWWQETKTKGDAGEPAA, encoded by the exons ATGGCCCCTACAATCGTTAAAGAAACCTGGCTTTCattttgtttctgtgtagttTTGGTCGCTCCGGTTCTGGTCGAAGCCCAGTATGAGAAATATAGCTTTAAGAGTTTCCCACAGAACGACCTAATGCCACTTGAATCTGCGTATGGACATGCTCTGGACCAGTATGCAGCGCAGAACTGGAGGGACAGCATCAAGTACCTGGAATTGAGTTTGCGTCTTCACCGGCTCCTGAAAGACAGCGAAGCATTTTGCAGCCAGAACTGTAGCACTGTCAGTCGGGACAATGATACCCTCTTCGCCGACAGCAGTCTCCGCATCATGCGGCATTTCTTACTCCGGGCTTCTTGCCTTAAAAAGTGCAAAACGACATTTCCAGTGTTTACAGTAGCCTACCCAAAGAGAGATGTTCTGGAAGCCTTTGAGAAGAGGGTACCCTACCGGTACATACAATATTCTTACTACCAG CTAAACAACYTAGAGAGGGCRGTGTCAGCGGCCCACACGTTCCTCCAGAGGAACCCAGAAGACCCCTTTATCTCCAAGAACATGAACTACTACAAGACCCTGTTTGAGCTGGACGAGTACCTCATCGACCACGAGGAGCGGCCCTACGAG CCTGTGTTCCTGAAGGCTGTGAAACTGTATAACTCTGGAGATTTCAGTGCCAGTGCTCGGGACATGGAGCAGGCCACTACGGAGTACTTCAAAATGTACGACCTCTGCCTGGCAGGCTGCGAAGGGTCATATGAGGTCACAGAGTACAAAGACTTCTACCCTACACTGGCAG atctctACACGGAAGTTCTGAAGTGTAAAGTGAAGTGTGAGGAGAACCTGATGCCCAACGTCGGTGGTTTCTTTGTGGAAAAGTTTGTGGCTACCATGTACCACTACCTCCAGTTTGCCTACTATAAAC TGAACGACGTGCGTAACGCGGCTCCGTGTGCGGCCAGCTACATGCTGTTTGACGCTAACGACCAGGTGATGCAGCAGAACATGGTGTACTACCGCTTCTACCGGGAACAGTGGGGCCTGGAGGAGACGCACTTCCTGCCTCGCCCG GAGGCACTGAGGTACTTTAACCAAACGACCAAGCAGAGGGAAATGCTGGAGTTTTCACTGAACTACCTACAGACAGATGATGAG GATGTGGTGAGTCCAGAGGAGGTGGCTGCTCCCCCGGCCCCCCCTGACGCTGAGTTTGAGGGGATAGGAGATTACGAGGAGTCCTTCGTAGCAGACTGGTGGCAGGAAACCAAAACCAAGGGGGACGCTGGGGAACCTGCAGCCTGA